One genomic window of Actinoplanes lobatus includes the following:
- a CDS encoding TrmH family RNA methyltransferase has protein sequence MPALSITSPDDPRIGDYLALTDVELRTRWEPPNGLFIAEGELVIQRALRAGYRMRSALVDEKRADQLTGLPPEAPLYTAPPPVLESITGFHVHRGILASFHRRELPVMEEMLAGARSLAVLEGLNTHTNLGALFRSAAALGIDAVVLSPNCADPLYRRAVRVSMGEVFAIPYAKSDDWPGTLKAIRAAGFSLLAMTPGEGAVSIAGLTPAQRERPALLLGAEGPGLTRTALEAADARVVIPMHNGVDSLNVATAAAIGFYEITR, from the coding sequence GTGCCTGCACTCAGTATCACCAGCCCGGACGATCCACGGATCGGCGACTATCTAGCCCTCACCGACGTCGAGCTGCGAACCCGGTGGGAACCGCCGAACGGTCTGTTCATCGCCGAGGGGGAGCTGGTCATCCAGCGGGCGCTGCGGGCCGGCTACCGGATGCGCTCGGCCCTGGTCGACGAGAAGCGCGCCGATCAGCTGACCGGGCTGCCGCCGGAGGCGCCGCTCTACACCGCTCCGCCGCCGGTGCTGGAGTCGATCACCGGGTTCCACGTGCACCGGGGCATCCTGGCGTCGTTCCACCGGCGGGAGCTGCCGGTGATGGAGGAGATGCTCGCCGGGGCGCGCAGCCTGGCCGTCCTGGAGGGGCTGAACACGCACACCAACCTGGGTGCGCTGTTCCGGAGCGCGGCGGCGCTCGGCATCGACGCCGTGGTCCTGTCGCCGAACTGCGCGGACCCGCTCTACCGCCGGGCGGTACGGGTCAGCATGGGTGAGGTGTTCGCCATCCCGTACGCGAAGTCGGACGACTGGCCGGGCACCCTCAAGGCGATCCGGGCGGCCGGGTTCAGCCTGCTGGCGATGACTCCGGGCGAGGGCGCCGTGTCGATCGCCGGCCTGACCCCGGCCCAGCGGGAGCGGCCCGCGCTGCTGCTCGGCGCGGAGGGGCCCGGGTTGACGCGTACCGCCCTGGAGGCGGCCGACGCCCGGGTGGTGATCCCGATGCACAACGGGGTGGACTCGCTGAACGTGGCGACCGCGGCGGCGATCGGGTTCTACGAGATCACGCGCTGA
- a CDS encoding flavohemoprotein, giving the protein MSDPHLLALLRAIRLRQNAPDAAAAGVADADAALSEIPFPNQADDEEETDVPPSHQPGGGLLWRGDPGDTIGRSSFQARYGPDRGIPPIGAVPSGPTGPVPNIPPVAPARRIGGPATEFPPPQPQTTTGDHPGRRRPGVPGKRGTPRPDGVDPADRQALRDTQRLLSASLDAAGGIDEVAGRLWRALGQAQSPLLEALPGTPETQRAQLARALTWLVRRLDDPPALVAGCIQLGAVLAECGIPWTRLRVVGAALAEAMRAGMAPGAWRQDFDQAWRWTWQHIYEWLVHGGTLVAYQPTVWPAEVIEHDVRRRDLAVITLRPSLPLSFRPGQYTRVEVDAVPGVRRPYSLAGAPHRDELIELHVRAKTETGVSGTLVHHTRAGDLVRLTRAEGDMGLPAEPDRGILMIAGDTGVAPMKAMLAEIAATGDTRPAVLFWGVRDRTELYDIEALTELAARSPRAAVVPVVAEGDPGPYESGLVTDVVAAFGEWSRFEVYLAGPPLMLANTSVALHRLGVDAARIHHDTPQ; this is encoded by the coding sequence GTGTCGGATCCGCATCTGCTCGCCCTGCTGCGTGCCATCCGGCTGCGCCAGAACGCGCCGGACGCCGCCGCCGCCGGAGTGGCCGATGCCGACGCCGCGCTCTCCGAGATCCCCTTTCCGAACCAGGCCGACGACGAGGAGGAGACCGACGTGCCCCCGTCGCACCAGCCCGGCGGCGGCTTGCTCTGGCGCGGCGATCCCGGCGACACGATCGGCCGCTCCAGCTTTCAGGCCCGGTACGGCCCCGACCGGGGAATCCCACCGATCGGGGCCGTCCCGTCCGGCCCGACCGGCCCGGTGCCGAACATCCCGCCGGTCGCCCCGGCCCGCCGGATCGGCGGGCCCGCCACCGAGTTCCCGCCACCCCAACCCCAGACGACGACCGGTGACCATCCGGGCCGCCGCCGTCCCGGGGTGCCCGGCAAGCGCGGCACGCCCCGGCCCGACGGCGTCGACCCGGCCGACCGCCAGGCGCTGCGCGACACCCAGCGGCTGCTCAGTGCGAGCCTCGACGCCGCGGGCGGCATCGACGAGGTCGCCGGCCGGCTCTGGCGGGCCCTGGGGCAGGCGCAATCGCCCCTGCTCGAGGCGCTCCCCGGCACCCCGGAGACACAGCGCGCCCAGCTGGCCCGCGCGCTCACCTGGCTGGTCCGCCGGCTGGACGACCCGCCGGCCCTGGTCGCCGGCTGCATCCAGCTCGGTGCGGTGCTCGCCGAGTGCGGCATCCCGTGGACCCGGCTCCGGGTGGTCGGCGCCGCGCTGGCCGAGGCGATGCGCGCGGGGATGGCCCCGGGCGCCTGGCGGCAGGACTTCGACCAGGCCTGGCGCTGGACGTGGCAGCACATCTACGAGTGGCTGGTGCACGGCGGGACGCTCGTCGCGTACCAGCCGACCGTCTGGCCCGCCGAGGTGATCGAGCACGACGTGCGCCGCCGTGACCTCGCGGTGATCACGTTGCGGCCGTCGCTGCCGCTGTCGTTCCGCCCCGGTCAGTACACCCGGGTCGAGGTCGACGCCGTGCCCGGGGTCCGGCGGCCGTACTCGCTGGCCGGCGCCCCGCACCGGGACGAGCTGATCGAGCTGCACGTGCGGGCGAAGACGGAGACCGGCGTCAGCGGCACCCTCGTGCACCACACCCGCGCCGGCGACCTGGTCCGCCTGACCCGCGCCGAGGGCGACATGGGCCTCCCCGCGGAACCGGACCGCGGCATCCTCATGATCGCCGGCGACACCGGTGTGGCCCCGATGAAGGCCATGCTCGCCGAGATCGCCGCCACCGGCGACACCCGGCCGGCCGTCCTGTTCTGGGGCGTCCGCGACCGGACCGAGCTCTACGACATCGAGGCCCTCACCGAGCTGGCCGCCCGGTCGCCGCGCGCCGCGGTGGTCCCGGTGGTGGCCGAGGGCGATCCCGGGCCCTACGAGTCCGGCCTGGTCACCGACGTGGTCGCCGCCTTCGGCGAGTGGTCCCGCTTCGAGGTCTACCTGGCCGGGCCGCCGCTCATGCTGGCCAACACCAGCGTGGCGCTGCACCGGCTCGGCGTGGATGCCGCGCGCATCCATCACGACACACCCCAATAG
- a CDS encoding cupin domain-containing protein, producing the protein MSEIYVGNADPDALAERGWLLGHFKPEGDPRHSTDVEIKWGRHPRGDRRAEWVRGEERTALLVLISGCFHMEFPERTVVLDKQGDYVVWPRGVDHSWFAAEESVVLTVRWPSVPGYAVR; encoded by the coding sequence ATGAGCGAGATCTATGTGGGAAACGCCGACCCGGACGCGCTCGCCGAGCGGGGCTGGCTGCTGGGGCACTTCAAGCCGGAGGGCGACCCCCGGCACAGCACCGACGTCGAGATCAAGTGGGGCCGGCATCCGCGGGGCGACCGGCGGGCCGAGTGGGTCCGCGGCGAGGAGCGGACCGCCCTGCTGGTGCTGATCAGCGGCTGCTTCCACATGGAGTTCCCGGAACGCACGGTCGTCCTCGACAAGCAGGGCGACTACGTGGTCTGGCCGCGCGGCGTCGACCACTCGTGGTTCGCCGCCGAGGAGTCGGTGGTCCTCACCGTCCGCTGGCCGTCCGTCCCGGGCTACGCCGTCCGCTGA
- the murD gene encoding UDP-N-acetylmuramoyl-L-alanine--D-glutamate ligase codes for MRLADLRGRSVAVWGTGREGRAAVTAIARHQPSRLIAVDDSANYLSVEWTGELAELAPLAGGEHAFAALASADVVVRSPGVPSTHPFMVELRERGITVTGGSALWMAEHAAKTVGVTGSKGKSTTSSLISHLLAAVGRPNAYGGNIGVPLLDMPEAELYVLELSSYQCADLTDSPRVAVVTSLFPEHLDAHGGEREYYRDKLNLLRHGPELIVVNGTDKRLRDEIRGVTDAGWFPPVPAAAVDSRFRVEDGQVWCSDEPLFPRDALRLKGRHNEGNLCVALAVLDGMGVDVEAERAVVEAAVRSFPGLPHRLAEIEDPSGLTFVDDTLSTSPYAAMHAIEAYENRPLTVLVGGNDRGLDYSPLRDFLADRELTVIGLPDSGPRILEVLARLPRVRTEPAEDLVDAVRLARKITPAGGVVLLSPAAPSYGRFRNFEHRSEVFAQAVRETAEAQA; via the coding sequence GTGCGCCTGGCAGACCTGCGCGGCCGTTCGGTGGCGGTCTGGGGGACCGGCCGGGAGGGCCGGGCCGCGGTGACCGCGATCGCCCGCCATCAGCCGTCCCGCCTGATCGCGGTCGACGACAGTGCCAATTATCTGTCCGTGGAGTGGACCGGCGAACTGGCCGAGCTGGCGCCGCTGGCCGGTGGCGAGCACGCCTTCGCGGCCCTGGCCAGCGCCGACGTGGTGGTCCGGTCGCCCGGGGTGCCGTCCACCCACCCGTTCATGGTCGAGCTGCGCGAGCGCGGGATCACGGTGACCGGCGGCAGCGCGCTGTGGATGGCCGAGCACGCCGCGAAGACCGTCGGGGTCACCGGCAGCAAGGGCAAGAGCACCACGTCCAGCCTGATCAGCCATCTGCTGGCGGCGGTCGGGCGGCCCAACGCGTACGGCGGGAACATCGGGGTGCCGCTGCTCGACATGCCCGAGGCGGAGCTGTACGTGCTGGAGCTGTCCAGCTACCAGTGCGCCGACCTGACCGACTCGCCGCGGGTGGCGGTGGTCACGTCGCTCTTCCCGGAGCACCTGGACGCGCACGGCGGCGAGCGGGAGTACTACCGGGACAAGCTGAACCTCCTCCGGCACGGCCCGGAGCTGATCGTGGTGAACGGCACCGACAAGCGGCTGCGCGACGAGATCCGCGGGGTCACCGACGCGGGCTGGTTCCCGCCGGTGCCGGCGGCCGCCGTGGACTCCCGGTTCCGGGTCGAGGACGGGCAGGTCTGGTGCAGTGACGAGCCGCTGTTCCCGCGGGACGCGCTGCGGCTCAAGGGCCGGCACAACGAGGGCAACCTGTGCGTCGCGCTGGCCGTGCTGGACGGCATGGGCGTGGACGTGGAGGCGGAGCGGGCGGTCGTCGAGGCGGCGGTCCGGTCCTTCCCGGGGCTGCCGCACCGGCTCGCCGAGATCGAGGACCCGTCCGGGCTGACGTTCGTCGACGACACCCTCTCGACGAGCCCGTACGCCGCCATGCACGCCATCGAGGCGTACGAGAACCGGCCACTCACCGTGCTCGTCGGCGGAAATGATCGCGGCCTCGACTACTCACCGTTACGTGACTTTCTGGCCGACCGGGAACTCACCGTGATCGGCCTGCCGGACAGCGGCCCCCGCATCCTGGAGGTGCTGGCCCGCCTGCCCCGGGTCCGCACCGAACCGGCCGAGGACCTGGTCGACGCCGTCCGCCTGGCCCGCAAGATCACCCCCGCCGGGGGAGTGGTGCTGCTGTCCCCGGCCGCGCCCAGCTACGGCCGCTTCCGCAACTTCGAGCACCGCTCCGAGGTCTTCGCCCAGGCGGTCCGCGAAACGGCGGAGGCGCAGGCGTAG
- a CDS encoding MurR/RpiR family transcriptional regulator: protein MAEPEMDGAAWTAVTPSLVRAHAALNRSNGSDHGGGRTTGSNGVDHPPVDGVLARVRKLLPDFTGALQRVAEQVLADPAAASRATIVELAERSGTSPATITRFCRAVGFDGYADLRLGIAAETGRARSAGWTVDIGREIQPNDPLERVLGQIMAADTRAMHDTATLLDLGEVERAAVAIAAAPRVNIFGASGSALVGEEMQFSLHRIGIPVWAWTDVHNGLASAALSRPGDVALGISHSGETGETIELLAEANSRGATTIALTSFPRSPLAELADIVLLTATQATTFRPDALSARHPQLVVLDLLYVAVAQRTHERSHAAFQRTAQAVHGHKAAKDS from the coding sequence ATGGCTGAGCCGGAGATGGACGGCGCCGCGTGGACCGCGGTGACCCCCTCGCTGGTTCGCGCCCACGCCGCTCTGAACAGGAGCAACGGGAGCGACCACGGGGGTGGGCGCACCACCGGATCGAACGGCGTGGACCATCCGCCCGTCGATGGGGTGCTCGCCCGGGTCAGGAAGTTGCTGCCGGACTTCACCGGGGCGCTGCAACGGGTCGCCGAGCAGGTGCTCGCCGACCCCGCCGCGGCCTCCCGGGCCACCATCGTCGAGCTGGCCGAGCGCAGCGGCACCTCGCCCGCGACGATCACCCGGTTCTGCCGGGCGGTCGGCTTCGACGGTTACGCGGACCTTCGCCTCGGCATCGCGGCGGAGACCGGCCGGGCCCGCTCGGCCGGCTGGACCGTGGACATCGGCCGGGAGATCCAGCCGAACGACCCGCTCGAGCGGGTCCTCGGCCAGATCATGGCGGCCGACACGCGGGCCATGCACGACACCGCCACACTGCTCGACCTGGGCGAGGTGGAACGGGCCGCGGTGGCGATCGCCGCCGCGCCACGGGTGAACATCTTCGGCGCCAGCGGAAGCGCGCTGGTCGGCGAGGAGATGCAGTTCAGTCTGCACCGCATCGGCATTCCGGTGTGGGCCTGGACCGACGTGCACAACGGTCTGGCCAGCGCCGCCTTGTCGAGGCCCGGCGACGTCGCGCTCGGCATCTCGCACAGTGGCGAGACCGGCGAGACGATCGAGCTGCTCGCCGAGGCGAACAGCCGGGGCGCCACCACGATCGCGCTGACCAGTTTCCCCCGTTCCCCACTGGCCGAGCTCGCGGACATCGTCCTGCTCACCGCCACGCAGGCGACGACCTTCCGGCCGGACGCGCTCAGCGCCCGCCACCCCCAGCTGGTCGTTCTCGACCTGCTGTACGTCGCCGTCGCGCAACGAACCCACGAACGTTCGCACGCCGCGTTCCAGCGCACCGCCCAAGCGGTGCACGGGCACAAGGCCGCGAAAGACAGCTGA
- a CDS encoding extracellular solute-binding protein has translation MKRKIAVAAALAASLFGAAACGNSGSDEGATSANGTVDGKGKTIKVWLMVDAETSWKGVVEDASKRFTEATGAQVNVEYQQWANHLTKLDATLAGSDVPDVVELGNTEFSKYVFSGGFAELNKGDFENSGTWLSGLSGACESEGKTYCVPYYAGARVMIYRTDLFQKAGIAEAPKTYADLLSAADKLQTGNAADKKFSAIYMPGQYWYAAMSWVKSTGGEIAKQDGDKWVGQLSTPQSQEGLQRWVDMVKKYSKADVTKNESEQAGIFSQGSGGIFYGNAWEQGVAEEVRKDPNDPNSELVPTKVKGKLAAAPLPEVPSFLGGSNLGVTAKSGNKELAAQWVKYFTDSKSMEGLVKASALPNATALLDKAATDNPKIAPAALSAKNSWFPPNAEKWADVEKGNILQTMLTDILTGKKTVADGAKWADEQIAATLNEA, from the coding sequence GTGAAGCGCAAGATCGCGGTTGCGGCGGCGCTCGCCGCGTCGCTGTTCGGTGCGGCCGCCTGCGGCAACTCCGGCAGCGACGAGGGTGCGACCTCGGCCAACGGCACGGTCGACGGCAAGGGCAAGACCATCAAGGTCTGGCTCATGGTCGACGCCGAGACCAGCTGGAAGGGCGTCGTCGAGGACGCCTCCAAGCGGTTCACCGAGGCCACCGGCGCGCAGGTGAACGTCGAGTACCAGCAGTGGGCCAACCACCTCACCAAGCTGGACGCGACGCTGGCCGGCTCGGACGTCCCGGACGTCGTCGAGCTGGGCAACACCGAGTTCTCCAAGTACGTCTTCTCCGGCGGCTTCGCCGAGCTGAACAAGGGTGACTTCGAGAACTCCGGCACCTGGCTGTCCGGCCTCTCCGGCGCCTGTGAGTCCGAGGGCAAGACCTACTGCGTGCCCTACTACGCCGGTGCCCGCGTGATGATCTACCGCACCGACCTCTTCCAGAAGGCCGGCATCGCCGAGGCCCCGAAGACCTACGCCGACCTCCTCTCCGCGGCCGACAAGCTCCAGACCGGCAACGCGGCCGACAAGAAGTTCAGCGCGATCTACATGCCGGGCCAGTACTGGTACGCGGCCATGTCCTGGGTCAAGTCGACCGGCGGCGAGATCGCCAAGCAGGACGGCGACAAGTGGGTCGGCCAGCTCTCCACCCCGCAGTCGCAGGAGGGCCTCCAGCGCTGGGTCGACATGGTCAAGAAGTACTCGAAGGCCGACGTCACCAAGAACGAGAGCGAGCAGGCCGGCATCTTCTCGCAGGGCTCGGGCGGCATCTTCTACGGCAACGCCTGGGAGCAGGGTGTCGCCGAGGAGGTCCGCAAGGACCCGAACGACCCGAACTCCGAGCTGGTTCCGACCAAGGTCAAGGGCAAGCTCGCCGCCGCCCCGCTGCCCGAGGTGCCGTCCTTCCTCGGTGGCTCCAACCTGGGTGTGACCGCGAAGAGCGGCAACAAGGAGCTCGCCGCGCAGTGGGTCAAGTACTTCACCGACAGCAAGTCGATGGAGGGCCTGGTCAAGGCCAGCGCGCTGCCGAACGCGACCGCGCTGCTGGACAAGGCCGCCACGGACAACCCGAAGATCGCGCCGGCCGCGCTGTCCGCGAAGAACAGCTGGTTCCCGCCGAACGCCGAGAAGTGGGCCGACGTGGAGAAGGGCAACATCCTCCAGACCATGCTGACCGACATCCTCACCGGCAAGAAGACGGTGGCCGACGGCGCCAAGTGGGCTGACGAGCAGATCGCCGCCACGCTCAACGAGGCCTGA
- a CDS encoding carbohydrate ABC transporter permease yields the protein MMHAVDSRPAPAQAPQATPPKPVKRVRSRGQRDSGVAWLLSLPTLLILIAMLGYPLYRMIVLSFQNMRLRELFSGATPPWAGVDQYTKALTDSDFWGVVARTAGFTVVSVALSVLAGLGIALLMRRVTRGVRMFMMIAMMFVWALPQLVAAQAFRWLTDSDFGVLNYVLTELGLDYSSHSWFVNPWEGWAVITALVLWAGIPFLAISLSAGLTQVPKELLEAATVDGANPWQSLRSITLPILKPLLMIVTTLSVIWNFGLFTQNWALRDGHPEPVYQTLATYSYTQAFGRSNYSFGSAISVITVLLMLGVMVFYIRQMFKIGEVD from the coding sequence ATGATGCACGCCGTCGACTCCCGGCCCGCCCCGGCACAGGCGCCGCAGGCCACGCCGCCCAAGCCCGTCAAGCGGGTGCGCTCCCGTGGCCAGCGCGACTCCGGTGTCGCCTGGCTGCTCTCCCTGCCCACGCTGCTGATCCTGATCGCGATGCTGGGCTACCCGCTCTACCGCATGATCGTGCTGTCCTTCCAGAACATGCGGCTGCGGGAGCTGTTCTCCGGCGCCACCCCGCCGTGGGCCGGCGTCGACCAGTACACGAAGGCCCTCACCGACAGCGACTTCTGGGGCGTCGTCGCGCGGACCGCGGGCTTCACGGTCGTCTCGGTCGCCCTTTCGGTGCTGGCCGGGCTGGGCATCGCGCTGCTCATGCGCCGGGTCACCCGCGGCGTCCGGATGTTCATGATGATCGCGATGATGTTCGTCTGGGCCCTTCCCCAGCTCGTCGCCGCGCAGGCCTTCCGCTGGCTGACCGACTCGGACTTCGGCGTCCTCAACTACGTGCTCACCGAGCTGGGGCTGGACTACTCCTCCCACAGCTGGTTCGTCAACCCGTGGGAGGGCTGGGCGGTGATCACCGCGCTGGTGCTCTGGGCCGGCATCCCGTTCCTGGCGATCTCGCTGAGCGCCGGTCTCACCCAGGTGCCGAAGGAGCTCCTGGAGGCCGCCACGGTGGACGGCGCCAACCCCTGGCAGTCGTTGCGCAGCATCACCCTGCCGATCCTGAAGCCGCTGCTGATGATCGTCACCACGCTGTCGGTGATCTGGAACTTCGGCCTCTTCACCCAGAACTGGGCGCTGCGCGACGGTCACCCGGAGCCGGTCTACCAGACCCTGGCGACCTACTCCTACACGCAGGCGTTCGGGCGCTCCAACTACAGCTTCGGCTCGGCGATCTCGGTGATCACCGTGCTCCTGATGCTCGGCGTGATGGTCTTCTACATCCGCCAGATGTTCAAGATCGGAGAGGTGGACTGA
- a CDS encoding carbohydrate ABC transporter permease, whose amino-acid sequence MARHDDGVITVGRSRTGTFFANATGIVFGLAMIFPVYWVLITAFKPDREVRSFTPTFWPHDFTLDNFRSALGEELFIPSMINGLVITAMAVAAALVVGFLAALAIARFSFYGRKAIILVVLTVQLVPFLALLIPLFLMLQSVNLTNTLVGVALVYLVLLLPYTVWTLRGFISGIPRELDEAAMIDGCTRAQVFWRIILPLTGPGLVATSVYGFIQAWNEFIIINTLNDPTNQNPMAWLLHNQTERGTAWGPLMAGAIITSIPVVVFFLLIQRNIATGLTAGAVKG is encoded by the coding sequence ATGGCCCGCCATGACGATGGTGTGATCACCGTCGGACGCAGCCGCACCGGTACGTTCTTCGCGAACGCCACCGGCATCGTCTTCGGCCTGGCCATGATCTTCCCGGTGTACTGGGTGCTCATCACGGCGTTCAAGCCGGACCGCGAGGTCCGCAGTTTCACCCCCACCTTCTGGCCGCACGACTTCACACTGGACAACTTCAGGTCCGCGCTCGGCGAGGAGCTGTTCATCCCGAGCATGATCAACGGTCTGGTCATCACGGCGATGGCGGTGGCCGCGGCGCTGGTCGTGGGCTTCCTCGCGGCGCTCGCGATCGCCCGGTTCAGCTTCTACGGCCGCAAGGCGATCATCCTGGTCGTCCTGACCGTCCAGCTGGTGCCGTTCCTGGCCCTGCTCATCCCGCTCTTCCTGATGCTCCAGAGTGTCAACCTCACCAACACCCTCGTCGGCGTGGCGCTGGTCTACCTGGTGCTGCTGCTGCCGTACACGGTGTGGACGCTGCGCGGCTTCATCTCGGGCATCCCGCGGGAGCTGGACGAGGCCGCGATGATCGACGGCTGTACCCGGGCCCAGGTGTTCTGGCGGATCATCCTGCCGCTCACCGGTCCCGGTCTCGTCGCCACCTCGGTCTACGGGTTCATCCAGGCGTGGAACGAATTCATCATCATCAACACGCTGAACGACCCGACGAACCAGAACCCGATGGCCTGGCTGCTCCACAACCAGACCGAACGTGGCACCGCATGGGGTCCCCTCATGGCCGGTGCGATCATCACCTCCATCCCGGTGGTGGTGTTCTTCCTCCTGATCCAGCGCAACATCGCCACCGGTTTGACGGCCGGCGCCGTCAAGGGCTGA
- the ngcE gene encoding N-acetylglucosamine/diacetylchitobiose ABC transporter substrate-binding protein: MSDITNSELDRRTLLRRAAAVGLAATPAVGMLSACVGGGEEDTTDQATGTKSADNPLGVDPKAPIEIVIFDGGLGTKYATDVDTPLYNKKWPESKVAYSATQEISTTVQPRLNAGDAPDMINNSGAKMMDFGAIVAAGQAQDLTELYAAPSFDIPGKTVAETLVPGTAEWGSYTGKPYALNYSYTVFGLWHNATLFEKNGWALPATWAEFTALCDKIQAAGIVPFGYAGANAAYYMVRALLTSAGKIGTEQVLKDIDNLKPGAWTAPAVLEAAKAWGEIGKKYLDKSFLGLKHTEVQLQQNQDKVAFYPCGSWLENEQAKDTPPTFKYAVAPYPSVTTSDKLPAAAMNAAAGEIYFASSKGKNPRGGMEYLRVMLSKEAATEFTKLTKSLTVVLGAADGVELSPGLTSANAALTKAGKDVFMGYLFDTWYKKLGDESLSAVNDLMFKGGDAQKFCDRMEAASQALAKDSSVQKQIRS; this comes from the coding sequence ATGTCTGACATAACGAACTCTGAGCTGGACCGCCGTACTCTGCTGCGCCGCGCCGCCGCGGTCGGCCTGGCGGCGACCCCGGCGGTGGGCATGCTCAGCGCCTGCGTGGGCGGTGGCGAGGAGGACACGACCGACCAGGCCACCGGTACGAAGTCCGCGGACAACCCGCTGGGCGTCGACCCGAAGGCGCCGATCGAGATCGTGATCTTCGACGGCGGTCTGGGCACCAAGTACGCCACCGACGTCGACACCCCGCTCTACAACAAGAAGTGGCCGGAGTCGAAGGTCGCCTACTCGGCCACCCAGGAGATCTCGACGACCGTTCAGCCGCGCCTCAACGCCGGCGACGCGCCCGACATGATCAACAACTCGGGTGCCAAGATGATGGACTTCGGCGCCATCGTGGCGGCCGGCCAGGCGCAGGACCTCACCGAGCTCTACGCCGCCCCGTCCTTCGACATCCCCGGCAAGACCGTGGCGGAGACGCTGGTCCCGGGCACGGCCGAGTGGGGCAGCTACACCGGCAAGCCGTACGCGCTGAACTACTCGTACACCGTCTTCGGCCTGTGGCACAACGCCACCCTGTTCGAGAAGAACGGCTGGGCCCTGCCGGCCACCTGGGCCGAGTTCACCGCCCTCTGCGACAAGATCCAGGCCGCCGGCATCGTCCCGTTCGGCTACGCCGGCGCGAACGCCGCGTACTACATGGTCCGTGCCCTGCTCACCAGCGCCGGAAAGATCGGCACCGAGCAGGTCCTCAAGGACATCGACAACCTGAAGCCCGGCGCGTGGACCGCCCCGGCCGTCCTCGAGGCCGCCAAGGCCTGGGGCGAGATCGGCAAGAAGTACCTGGACAAGTCGTTCCTCGGCCTCAAGCACACCGAGGTCCAGCTCCAGCAGAACCAGGACAAGGTCGCCTTCTACCCGTGCGGCTCCTGGCTGGAGAACGAGCAGGCCAAGGACACCCCGCCGACCTTCAAGTACGCGGTCGCGCCGTACCCGAGCGTCACCACCTCGGACAAGCTCCCGGCGGCCGCGATGAACGCCGCGGCCGGTGAGATCTACTTCGCGTCGTCGAAGGGCAAGAACCCGCGCGGCGGCATGGAGTACCTGCGGGTCATGCTCTCCAAGGAGGCGGCGACCGAGTTCACCAAGCTCACCAAGTCGCTGACCGTGGTGCTCGGCGCCGCTGACGGTGTCGAGCTGTCCCCCGGCCTGACCAGCGCCAACGCGGCGCTGACCAAGGCCGGCAAGGACGTCTTCATGGGCTACCTGTTCGACACCTGGTACAAGAAGCTCGGCGACGAGTCGCTGAGCGCCGTCAACGACCTGATGTTCAAGGGCGGCGACGCGCAGAAGTTCTGTGACCGGATGGAGGCCGCCTCGCAGGCGCTCGCCAAGGACTCCTCCGTCCAGAAGCAGATCCGTAGCTAG
- a CDS encoding carbohydrate ABC transporter permease produces the protein MRHGKYPFIIGFLAVPVALYATFVVAAYIQTFQLSVASWSGFGPIKYVGFDNFVKLWNDDLFWKSLRHNGYLLLLLPIVTIALGLLFAFLLNVGGGSKGGMTRGVWGSKFYRVIFFFPQLMALAIVAVIFGRVFASDKSGMINGLLPDSWAPWLFLADERWALTCILVVLVWQAVGFYVVLFSAGMGSIEHEIYEAAALDGATRVTLFFRITLPLLWGTIQTAWVYLGIAAFDAFALINIMTVDRGGPDGATSVLAMMIYRNTFEYSQVGYASALGVVLFFLTLTFAALTLRVTRRDAV, from the coding sequence ATGCGGCACGGTAAGTATCCCTTCATCATCGGTTTCCTTGCCGTGCCGGTGGCGCTCTACGCCACCTTCGTGGTGGCGGCGTACATCCAGACCTTCCAGCTGTCCGTGGCCAGCTGGTCCGGGTTCGGACCGATCAAGTACGTCGGCTTCGACAACTTCGTCAAACTGTGGAACGACGACCTCTTCTGGAAGTCGTTGCGGCACAACGGTTACCTGCTCCTGCTGCTGCCGATCGTGACGATCGCGCTCGGTCTGCTCTTCGCGTTCCTGCTGAACGTGGGCGGCGGATCCAAGGGCGGCATGACCCGCGGGGTCTGGGGCTCCAAGTTCTACCGGGTGATCTTCTTCTTCCCGCAGCTGATGGCCCTCGCCATCGTCGCGGTGATCTTCGGCCGGGTGTTCGCCTCGGACAAGAGCGGCATGATCAACGGTCTGCTCCCGGACTCCTGGGCGCCGTGGCTGTTCCTGGCCGACGAACGCTGGGCGCTGACCTGCATCCTGGTGGTGCTGGTCTGGCAGGCGGTCGGCTTCTACGTGGTGCTCTTCTCGGCCGGCATGGGCTCGATCGAGCACGAGATCTACGAGGCCGCGGCGCTGGACGGCGCCACCCGGGTCACCCTCTTCTTCCGGATCACCCTGCCGCTGCTCTGGGGCACCATCCAGACCGCATGGGTCTACCTGGGCATCGCCGCGTTCGACGCGTTCGCCCTGATCAACATCATGACCGTGGACCGCGGCGGCCCGGACGGCGCGACCTCGGTGCTGGCCATGATGATCTACCGCAACACCTTCGAGTACTCCCAGGTCGGGTACGCCTCCGCGCTCGGCGTGGTGCTGTTCTTCCTGACCCTGACCTTCGCCGCGCTGACCCTGCGGGTCACGCGACGTGACGCCGTCTGA